Proteins encoded in a region of the Roseateles sp. SL47 genome:
- the fdhD gene encoding formate dehydrogenase accessory sulfurtransferase FdhD, whose translation MSRSPSVPSDVPLAALVACDLAPIDDAPLPAALVAVQPTRLGASARGDEEWVAEEVPIALEYNGLSHAVMLATPLDLEDFALGFSLSENLIASPADLLDVEVQTRPQGVALQLRVTARCELMLKERRRTLAGRTGCGLCGTDSLDQVFRPPTQPLPPVPVERDQLVPVLSRAMRELSEAQPLQQRTGGIHAAAWCSPQGQVLMVREDVGRHNALDKLVGALARAQVDTSQGFAAVTSRASFEMVQKAAGAGIGLLAAVSAPTHLAIRTAQACGLTLAGFVREGRATLYSGT comes from the coding sequence ATGAGCCGCAGCCCTTCCGTTCCGTCGGACGTTCCCCTCGCCGCCCTGGTGGCCTGTGACCTGGCCCCCATCGACGATGCCCCGCTGCCCGCCGCGCTGGTGGCGGTGCAACCCACGCGCCTGGGCGCTTCCGCCCGTGGGGATGAGGAATGGGTGGCCGAGGAGGTGCCCATTGCCTTGGAATACAACGGTCTGTCCCATGCCGTGATGCTGGCCACGCCGCTGGATCTGGAGGATTTTGCGCTGGGCTTTTCCCTCAGCGAAAACCTGATTGCCTCGCCCGCCGACCTGCTGGATGTGGAAGTCCAGACCCGTCCGCAGGGCGTGGCTTTGCAGCTGCGCGTGACCGCCCGCTGCGAACTGATGCTGAAAGAACGCCGCCGGACGCTGGCCGGCCGCACCGGCTGCGGTCTTTGCGGGACGGACAGCCTGGACCAGGTCTTCCGTCCCCCCACCCAGCCCTTGCCGCCGGTCCCGGTGGAGCGTGATCAGCTCGTCCCGGTGCTGTCCCGCGCCATGCGGGAACTCTCCGAGGCCCAGCCCTTGCAGCAGCGCACTGGCGGCATTCATGCCGCCGCATGGTGCAGTCCGCAGGGGCAGGTGCTGATGGTCCGAGAGGACGTGGGCCGCCACAACGCGCTGGACAAGCTGGTGGGTGCCCTGGCGCGTGCCCAGGTGGACACGTCCCAAGGCTTCGCGGCAGTGACGAGCCGCGCCAGTTTCGAGATGGTGCAGAAAGCGGCCGGCGCGGGCATTGGCCTGTTGGCAGCGGTCTCTGCGCCAACCCACCTGGCCATTCGTACCGCCCAGGCCTGCGGTCTGACTTTGGCGGGTTTTGTCCGTGAAGGACGCGCCACGCTCTACAGCGGCACCTGA